The genome window GAACGCCCAGGCGGACGAGGTCGAGCTGGACCTCAGGACGCAGGTGCTCGTCACGACGAAGGGACTGGCGGATCCCACGCAGAATGATCGAAAGCAGAATATCCGCTCGACGTTCGTCGGCGACTTCGCCGTGCTGTCCGGGGCGGGGTTGCGAAGCGAAGTCGATCCGCAAGTCAAATTGGACGCCGTCCTCGACATCATCCGCAACGTCGGAACGCCGCTCGATATCGACGAAGTGCTCCAGCGCATCCTCGACACGCTATTTCAGATCTTTCCTCAAGCCGATCGCGGCTATATGTTTCTCACCGAGGCTGGAGAGCTGCAAACGCTTCCTTGCGCAATGAAGCACCGCGTTTACGAGGAGGACCCGGCTTCGACGATCGGCTTGCGGAACAGTTCCTTGGCAGCGGAAGTCATCACCGCGGGAGAACCGCTGCTCTTCACATTCGCCGACGATAGTCGGAGCGGACGGGGCGAATCGCCGCTGGCCGATCCGATTCGCGCCACGATGGCCGCGCCGATGCTTACGCCGTCGAACGAGACGGTCGGCGTGCTCCAGCTCGAAACGGAAGACACGGGCCGTCAATTCATCGATAAGGATTTGCATTTGCTCGCGAGCATTGGCAGCCTGGCCGGACAACTCGTCGAGCATACTCGGCTGATCGAACGCGACCGCGCCGAGGCGGCGCTGGCTCGCGAGCACGCGGCGCTGAGCGAAGCGAATCGGCGAAAAGACGAGTTTCTGGCAATGCTCGGCCACGAGCTGCGCAACCCGCTCGCGCCGCTGGTGAGCGCTCTGGCAGTGATGGCCGAGAAGAATATGGACGCCGAGACCCTCGATTGGGCCCGCCAGCTCATGGAGCGGCAGGTGGGCCACATGGTCCGTCTGGTGGACGATTTGCTCGACGTTTCGCGGATCGAGCGCGGCAAGTTCACGCTGCGGATCGAGCGCGTGGAACTCGCGCGAGTGATTGCCAACGCCGTCGAAGCCAGCCAGCCGTTGATCAACTCGCACGGTCACACTCTCCATCTGTCGGTTTCCTCCGAGCCGCATTGGCTTGAGGCCGATCCAACGCGGCTGGCTCAAGTCCTCACCAACCTGCTCAACAACGCGGCCAAGTACATGGAGCCGGGCGGAAAAATCTGGCTCACGGCCGAAACTGGAGGCGGGCAGCTCATTATCCGCGTGCGCGACACGGGGATCGGCATTGCCGCCGAAATGCTGCCGCGCGTTTTCGAGCCGTTTACGCAAGCCAAGCAATCGTTGGATCGCTCTCAAGGCGGGCTGGGCATCGGCCTGAGCCTGGTGCGAAAAATCGTCGAGCTGCATGGCGGAGACGTGTCGGCCGAGAGCGAGGGGCCGCGCAGGGGAAGCACGTTCACTATTCGCCTGCCGATCGTTGAGACCTCTGAGAATGAATCGCGCGAGTCGCCTGCCGCGATCGAGGGCGCCGTGCCGAGACGAGTGCTGGTGGTGGACGATCAGGTCGCGCAGGCGGAAGTATTGGCGAAGTTGTTCACTAAGCTCTGGGGCCACGATGTGGCCATCGCGCATGACGGCACTTCAGCGTGGGAATCGATGCGCGCTCAGCATCCCGACGTGGTGCTGCTCGATATCGGGCTGCCGGGCGTCAACGGCTACGAACTGGCCCGGCGCGTGCGCGGCGAGCCGGAATTCCGCGACACGCTGCTCGTGGCGCTGACCGGGTATGGGCAAGAGGCGGATCAGCTCCGCTCGCAAGAGGCGGGATTCGACTTGCACCTCGTTAAGCCGCCCTCAGTTTCGATCTTGAAAGAGGTCTTCGCTCACCCCAAGTTGGGCCGACAGTCGTAACCCGCCGCGTTTTCGCGGCTGGGCGGCAGCGGCCGACTTCGCGGGCGTTCGCGACCGACGGCTATCCTGCCTCGTGCCGACGGCCACCTTCGTAAGTCGCCGGCGATTACCGCATGGCCGCCTCGTTTTGTCGCAAAGCACTCAAGATCGCCGCCCTGGGCGGCCGTTATGAATACTGCGCGCCTGTCGCCTGAGAAATGGGTTCAGTTCGCGCAGACTCCTTTCGATGGCAATTTGCATTGACAAGGCGGACTTTGCCGGCGGAGTTTAGGCCCGCCGTTTGCTCTTATACAAATCGGCAAGGAAACCGTGAACACCATGTGACTCCCGAGGCCGTGACTGACATCTAAGCTAGAGGGACCGGGACGAGCGAGGAGATTTGACATGTGGCGATTTGCGATGCTTCCGTTAATGCTGGCGATTGTCGCCGGGGCGCTGTTCTTTGCGTGTGAATCCGCGACGGCAACCGGTTTGGCGGCGTTCCTTGTGGTCGCGTTCCTTGGTCTCTGCGCGGTCATGCTGGCTGCCGGAGGCCACGAATTCCGGTCGATATCGTAGCGGACGCCCGCGAGGCTCCTGGTCGCCTCTCATCGCCCAACGATCCAGCGATAGACGACGTACAAGCATAGGGCAATGCCGATCACGATCCACAATGGCTTAGGCCCGGCTGGCGCGTCTTCCTCAGAGACGTAGCGCTCACAATATGGGCATTGCTGTGAATCCTCGTGAATCTGCTTGCGGCAATATGGGCAAGCGATCGTCGGTTCGCCATCGTCTCCCTGGAGCGATTCAACCTCGTCGTCTTCGTCGCCAGAGTCATCAATCCAATCGTCGCGATCATCGTTTTTCCATCGCGGCATGATTGTTTCAAACCTCCGCGCCGCCCTGGCAACTTCTTTGGCAGTTTATCCACGTCGGGCGGCGGTTGTCCAGCATTGGACGATCTCCATTCATCTGCTCCGGAGTCAGCAGCGCCGCCTGGTCATTGAATTGGCTCGGCTCCCGCAGGGGGAAGAGCCACTGAATGAAATCGTAGACCAGTTCGAGGCGACCGTATTCCCAAACAAGGATTTCTTCGAGTCGCCGGCCTTCGCTATCAACTCCGTCGCCGCGATAGAATTCGATTAGATCGGCGGACATGACGAATGGCTCCGATTGAGTTCTTGTCGCCGTCGCTGCCCGCGTCGGAACGCCGCTTGACTCATTATAACGCGACGGTGCTGCTCCGGACTGCGATTGACACGTGTTGCGGTAAAGCGGAAAAAATCGGAACTAAAGCCCGGACCGTCCGATTCCTTGGTTTCGTAGTTGACCTGCGGTGGCGCATTCGGTGGTTGCCCATGATAGGCGGCAGATTGGCGGTTTTCTCGTTGGTGGTCTTATTGCTCGCCTGCGGCGCACGCGTTGCGATTTGCGCAACTCCGCCGCTGCCGACGGCGTCCAACGAGCCGGCGGTCAATGAATCGCTATCGAGTCTTGCCCAACGGATCGTCGTTGAAAGTCTGCCGCGGCAATTCGAGGACAAGAAGCATTGGGGGAAGACGACGAAAATCGTCGACGGGCTGCGGCTCAAAGTCGATGGCGATGGGCTGAAACTCCGGAAGCACACCGCGGAAGTGAAAGACGGCGTTTGGAAGCAATATAAGGCCGAGTTGATCGATCCTGAGCATCAGTTGCAAATTCGCGTGGCCAACATCCGCCAGACCGACGCCGGGCACAGCGCTTTCCAGGTGTTCCTCTCGGCGCGGCTTCGTGGCGAGGCCCAAATCGAGCAATGGAAGGACGGCGTCAAGCTATTTAACGCGGACGCTCAAGCCGATAGCAAGGTCGAGGCCCGACTCGATTGCGACTTGGCCTGGGATTGGAAGGCGTCGGGCGTTCTTGGCGAATTCACCGTCGAGCCGAAAGTGACGGGCGCACAAATCGAACTCGTCGAGTTCGACCTGAAGAAGGTGAGCAAAATCGAAGGTTGGGCCGCGCGCGAGTTGGGAGAAAATCTCAAAGGAGTCATCGCCAAAAAACTGCACGATGAAGAGCCGAAGCTCGCCGACAAGCTCAACAAGGCGATTCAGAAACGTCAGGACCGGCTGCGATTCTCGCCCGACGACGTCGTCGCGGGCGGATTGTCCAAGCTCGAATCGCTGTTCAATCCCGAAAAGGAGAGGGGCCGGAAATGAACGCGAATCCACTCGAATGAGGTGAGATGGAGATCAATCGCGCGACGGCGAATCGGCCGTTTGCCGCACTTCGCGGCCGAAGCGTGATTTCTGCTCGGCCTGCCGCTCCTGGTAGCGCCGCCGAGCGCTCTTCAAGCCGCTCGTGCGAATGCGGCGGTAGAAAATCCAACCAACCGAGCCGCCGACGATCAGAATAACGGTCGCCGTGACAATGCCGCCCAGCCACGGCCGGTCCCCAAGCAGCACGCCCACGCCTCCCGCGATGCCGGCCAGCAGCAACCAGACGGTGCACGCGACGAAAGCCAATCCCGCCACTGCCGCAAGCGTTCCGAGCGCGACCAGGATTAGCAGATTGCGGATTTTGAGCTTCGCGCGATCGACCTGCGTGGCCAATAGATAGGCCAGATACTCGACCGCCTCGGCCAATTGCTTGA of Pirellulales bacterium contains these proteins:
- a CDS encoding ATP-binding protein; translated protein: MSSAQPKATLKILKGSNAGDCYNLSADRVVLGREPQCDIVLPRTTISRRHAQIARDAEGFFIEDLDSLNGTFVDSSRIAGPQRLRGGEHIQIDEFLMSFRQANAQADEVELDLRTQVLVTTKGLADPTQNDRKQNIRSTFVGDFAVLSGAGLRSEVDPQVKLDAVLDIIRNVGTPLDIDEVLQRILDTLFQIFPQADRGYMFLTEAGELQTLPCAMKHRVYEEDPASTIGLRNSSLAAEVITAGEPLLFTFADDSRSGRGESPLADPIRATMAAPMLTPSNETVGVLQLETEDTGRQFIDKDLHLLASIGSLAGQLVEHTRLIERDRAEAALAREHAALSEANRRKDEFLAMLGHELRNPLAPLVSALAVMAEKNMDAETLDWARQLMERQVGHMVRLVDDLLDVSRIERGKFTLRIERVELARVIANAVEASQPLINSHGHTLHLSVSSEPHWLEADPTRLAQVLTNLLNNAAKYMEPGGKIWLTAETGGGQLIIRVRDTGIGIAAEMLPRVFEPFTQAKQSLDRSQGGLGIGLSLVRKIVELHGGDVSAESEGPRRGSTFTIRLPIVETSENESRESPAAIEGAVPRRVLVVDDQVAQAEVLAKLFTKLWGHDVAIAHDGTSAWESMRAQHPDVVLLDIGLPGVNGYELARRVRGEPEFRDTLLVALTGYGQEADQLRSQEAGFDLHLVKPPSVSILKEVFAHPKLGRQS
- a CDS encoding opioid growth factor receptor-related protein produces the protein MSADLIEFYRGDGVDSEGRRLEEILVWEYGRLELVYDFIQWLFPLREPSQFNDQAALLTPEQMNGDRPMLDNRRPTWINCQRSCQGGAEV